ATATTTACTATTAACTAACTTATGTACTTCCAAATGTGGTTTGCGGCGGCGACGAGAGGAATAAATCACGTAGTAGAGTACACCCAAAGCCGCATATTCATCTAATTTAGTGGTGTATTCCTTGCGATAATTTTGGGAAACTACTTCCAGCACGAAAATAGGTACAACGTTTTCATCCCACAGTACATAACTGGGACGCAACTCTTCATCATAAAACCGCTCTACCCCTAAGCTTAAAAACCCATCTGGTACAATAGGCGGTTTATCAGGGTGATAATAAATACCCATATCTATAGCAAAGAGCCAGTCTAGGCGTTCTGCCCAAAGTATGAGCAGGATCGCCTTCAGCAAACCTGGTATCAATTCTTGCAGTTCATTATCCACAGGCGTTTCATCTGAGTCTGGTAGTTCCTCGGCTGAGGGTAAGTACCTTGGCAAGTTGTAGTCTAACATCGCTGGTTTCCCCAAAAATCAAAGGATATTTGGCTCTATTTGGTTCACCAGAATTATAGCGATTTCTCCACCAACCATGTCTAACGCTCTAAGGCGAAAATCGGCGACTACAGGAGTATCGCTCTGAATTTTCCAAGTCTGTCTAGCAAGCTGCGTTCGCGCAGTATGTCGCAAAGGTTATGGAATTTTAACCAACCTCGCCACAGTACCTGGGTACAAATTGGTGTTTTGCTTTGATTTTCTAGGTAGCCACCAAAATGAGCAACAACTTCCACAACCTAACTAACTGTTAGCATTTTGGGTAGTTTAAGCGACAGTAAACAGAGGGCAGTTTTCCTCTACTCTTGAACATCCCTCTGCTTAACCTCGTCTATGTTGAGAACCATAGTTTTACCCTCACCCTAAATCCCTCTCCCAACAAGGGAGAGGGACTTCTTTCCAACTCCCCTTCTCCCAAATTTGGGAGAAGGGGCTGGGGGATGAGGGTTTTTTCTTTTCATAGGGAAAGAACTACAGTTTTCAATATGGACGCGATTTTACTGCTTTCCTCGATAAAGCGATCGCACCAAAAAATTATCGGGATCTAACTTGACTTTTAGTTAAATCTGTGTACGCCATTTCTGAAAGGCTATTTCGTAATCCTCGGATTTAGTCTGATAAACACCCCACCAATGAAAAAATAGTCCTAACCCCCATCCTAATACTGAGAAAATAGCCCAAAAATAACTAGGATTAGTGATTAAATTCAAGAGAATGAGGAATAAATTCACCGCTAGGAAGGAAACAAAATGTCCCCAAAAGCCTCTACGTCGGAAAGTATTAAATGTGTGTCGCGATCGTTCCTCTTCTTGTTGAGTTAACCATTTTTTTTCAGTTGTTTCTAAAATATCAGAAGAAATACCTAACTCCGATGCCATTTCTAGAAGCTGTTCTCGTGAAAATTCACCTTCTTGTTTACGAGTGAGTGCTATTTCAAGGATTTTTTGCACATCTTCTGAATCGTAAGTCATTTTAATTACCTTATAAGTTTGTGTGTAAATGCGCTTTTGATTTCCCGAAGTTTTCTATAGGCTTCGTTCAATTCAGTTAGCGAACGTCTCCACATTTTGCACCCAATACTTAGTGACATTCACAACCTGATTATTTTCTCATAACTGATTTAGAGCTACTGTATTTGTCAATACCTCTATATTGCTTTTATAAGGTTAAGCCAAAGATTATCTGAAAGTTGAATGCTAGTAGTGTCAGAAAATATTGACAATTGTAGAGGTGAAATTCTTGCTTTTGAAGGGGTGTTTTTGATGTTAACTAAAAACCACGGTATTTGCATCGGCTTTAGATGCAATAGACACATCAATTTTAAATAAATAGTTCCAAAACCTTGTTCATTCTAGATTTTAGTTTGTGTAATCTGACGATCCCCACTTTCTTGATTTGGGAAATTGGACACTCAAGTACAATTCCCACTTATTCATGTGTGTATGTGGTTTTTTGAACCAATTCATGCACCTCACAGCTTCAAATATGCGTAAATTCCAGTTTATCGGCCGTAAATTGATAAGTAGAAAGTGCAACTCACATATCCTATGAACAACAATATTCTTAATCTAACCGGATCTCCAGTTGCGATCGCCATTATTGGTGGTGGCTTTAGTGGTTCTCTAGTTGCAGCCAATCTTTTACGCAACGCAACCATGCCACTGTCCATCAAGTTGATTGAACGTAATTCTGAAGTTGGTAGAGGAGTTGCTTATGGGACACCAGTAGATTGTCACTTGCTGAATGTGCCGGCGGGTAAGATGAGTGCTTATGGCGATCAACCAAATCACTTCCTGAATTGGTTACATAGGAACGGCTACGAACAGGTAACTCCATCTACTTTTGTTCCGCGTCGGGTTTATGGGGACTATGTACAAGCGACTTTAAAAGCAGCACAGCTAAATGCAGCCGCTAATGTACAACTAGAGAAGATTGTGGATGAAGCGATCGCTATCGAAACAAAACCCAACAGCACAATAATATATCTGAGTAGCGGTCAATGTTTGGATGTGCAAAAGGCGGTGTTAGCGTTAGGCAACTTCCCAGCAATTCTGCCAGCACCACTTGCCGTTTTAGACAACCGCTATGTCAAAGATGCTTGGTCTGCTGATGCGATCGCTGACTTAAATCCAGAGGATGCTATTTTGCTAGTTGGTAGCGGTTTAACAATGGTAGATGCGGTTGTAGCATTGCATCAGCAAGGGTTCCAAGGACAAATTCATACCGTTTCGCGGCATGGGTTGATGCCTTGTAGCCACAAATCAACAACTCCTTATCCCGCATTTATTGATGTAGAAACTGCACCAAAGACGGCGCGAGGATTGTTGCATATAGTACGTCAAGAACTGCGCGAAGCCCTTACCCAAGGACACGGTTGGCGGGCGGTAATCGATGCTATCCGCCCAATTATTCCTCAACTTTGGCAAGCAATGCCATTGCCAGAACAGAAGCGATTTCTGCGCCATGTCAAAGCTTACTGGGAAGTTCACCGTCATCGGATTGCTGAAGGAATTGCTGAAGTACTGGACGCTGCAATGGAGTCTGGTCAACTGATCCATTACGCAGGTCGGATTCAAAATTGTCAGGAGTTTGAGAATGGAGTAAATGTGAAAATCTGCGAACGGGGGACGCACGAGGATATTGTTTTGCAAGTCAAGCGGATTATCAATTGCACCGGCGCAAATTGTGATTACCGCAGATTGCAGCACCCATTAGTCGCTAGCCTCCAAGAACAACGCTTGATCCGTCCTAACAGATTATCAATAGGAATCGACACAGCCCCAAATGGGGCGCTAATCGATGCAGATGGAAAGGCATCTCAAATGCTGTACACCTTGGGGACACCGCGCAAGGGTAATCTTTGGGAAACCACTGCTGTTCCTGAAATTCGCTCTCAAGCAGCAAATTTAGCACAGGAATTACTAAAATCGCTCAATCCCAAACTCTCTGCTACTAATTTTATGTTGAGGAAACCTGCGATGTTATTTCGTCAACTATTCGATAAAGAATCTAGTACTTATACTTATTTAATTGCCGACCCAGAAAGTAGAACAGCTATTTTAGTTGATCCTGTATTGGAACAGGTCGAACGCGATCTTCAAGTATTGCGACAATTGGGACTGACCCTGCGCTATTGTCTGGAAACCCATATCCATGCTGACCATATTACTGGGACAGATAGATTGAGGTCACTGACGGGTTGTTTGGGCATTGTCCCTGAGAATACAGGGGCTACCTATGCAGATCGCTACATTGCTGATGGGAATATGTTGGAATTAGGGAACGTGCAGATTCAAGCGATCGCTACCCCTGGTCACACTGACAGCCATACAGCATACTTAGTCAACGACACTCATCTATTAACTGGAGATGCCCTATTTATCAGGGGTTGCGGTCGTACCGACTTCCAAAACGGCGACGCTGGATCGCTATATGATGCCGTGACTCAGAAGCTATTCACATTGCCAGATGACACCTTGGTATATCCTGGTCACGATTATCAAGGACAAACAGTATCCACCATTGGCGAGGAAAAGTCCTGGAATCCTCGGTTTGCTGGACGCAGCCGCAACCAGTTCATCGAACTAATGAAAAATCTCAACTTACCTCAACCGAAAAAGATGCTGGAAGCTGTACCCGCAAATCAGCATTGTGGTAGAGTTTTAGTTGCATTGGACTATCAAATTTGAGTGAACTATAGAAACAATAGAGCGATCGCATCTTTTCCATTAAGATTGTGTAGCGATGTCTAACGACAAGTCGCTGCGCATCTACGCTCTATTGTTTTCCAAAAGTGACAAAAAAGAGCTATTCTTTTTAGCTAATTGCCTTCTTTCTCTTCAGGCATATTCCCAATAATCCAGCAGTAACTACTATTCCTCCAATAGCTGATGGTTCAGGCACAGGTGTTACACTCACAGCATCTAAGTATAAAAAACCATAATAAGCTTTACCACCCAACTTTAACTCTGTAGATGATTTTGTCGCCACAAAATTCAAGTCATACTGTGTGAAGGGAGCTCCAGCAGTATTTATAGTATTTATCTTCTCGAAAACTTTATTTCCATCGATAAATGTCTGAAATATGTTATTAACGTCACTGCCACCTTCGTCTGTTCCTAAAAAGAAACTGAGATTATAGTTAGTACCGATAGTTGTAGCCAAATTCTGAGATATGTAAGCAGGATTTACAAATGAACCTATGGATAAACCTTGATTACCACTCTGATACTGAGGAAAATTGTCAATTCTAATCCCTGATGTATCGAAAGGATCGCCAGATTTAATCCAGTCTGTAACATTAGGATTTGTAACATTGGGATTATTCGGATCTACGAGGGGGTCGAGTTCAAAGCTTCCATTTTTCACAAGTTCTACGGCTTGTGCTGCTGCATTATAAGTATTGGTAATCACAGCAGTGCTAATTAAGGTAGTAGTAAGAGTAAAAACAATAATTGAGAGTTTTTTAGTTAATTTCATGAAACTTTACTCCAAGTAATTCCAAATTTAGTATTAATAAAACTGAACGCTTTATTCTGGTTTATAAGTGCGTATGCAAAAATATTTATGTCATTGCGTAGGCGGAGCCTTCCCGTAGGGTACGGAATGAAATGTAGCGTTCGCAGAGCGTCTCTAAGAGTTGCAATCCCAAGACCTTACGTTCGCGAAGCGTGTCCGAAGGACTTATGCTTCATTCCGCTTTGCTCCATTCGCAATGACAAATGTATATTTGATTTTGCATTACTACTTAAGAGTTAAGAGGATACCAAAAAATAAATTATCCATCGTAGGGTATGTTAAAAGTAACGTCGTAACATACCCTATTTATGTGTTGTAGTGCGTTACAAAGATGGCTAAGACACCCTAAAGAACGATCAGTAAAAAAAGGCTATTGTTTCTAAATAATTACCTTCTTTTTCTTCAGCCATATTCCCAATAAACCAGCAGTAACTGCAATTCCTCCAATAGCTGATGGTTCAGGGACAGCCTTTACACTCACATCATCCAAGTAGAGAAATGCGTGTGTATCCACAGATCCAAACTTTAACTCTGTTGATGATGCGTCTGCTATGAAATCGAACTTATATGGAGTGTAATCTTGAAAAGAAATATTTTTTTGATCGAAAATATTTTTTCCACCTACAAATGCCTGAAATTGATTATCAAGATCGGGTGCTTCGTCTGTAGATGCTAAATAGTAACTCAGTTCGTATTGCTGACCAGGTTGTGTAGAAAGAGCCTGTGATATGTAGCTGAGTCCTGTAAATCCACCAAGTGATAAGCCTTGATTACCACTATGAGGAAAATTACTTATTTTAATCAATGATGTATCTAACGGATCGCCAGATTTAGTCCATCCTGTAACATTGGGATTTGTAGTGTTGGGATTATTAGGATCTACGAGGGGGTCGAGTTCAAATCCGCCGTTAAAAACAAGGCTTTTAGGATCTAGGACATAGTTTGGATCGTATTGTGCTTGGGCTACTGGAATATAAGTACCAGTAATTACAGCAGTGCTAGCTAAGGTAGTGGTAAAACTAAAAACAAGAATTGAGAGTTTTTTAGTTAATTTCATGAAACTTGACTCCAAATAATTTCAAATTCCGACAATTAAAACAAGTTGATAGTTACATCTATGCTGGCTCTAGGTAGTGTCAATCAAACTCAAGGCTTTGTTTAGGCTGATACTACTTTTTAAAGCTAGCTTTAAGAGGTTGTAGTAAGAAATTTAGGCTTTATAAAATAAAGGACTAAAGTCCTTACTACAAACTTGCTTACCTATCAATTTAAATTTGATAGACTCTTGCTTATGGTTTATTCATCCCCATCATCTCCACTTGGATCTCCATAATTTTCTCCTTGATTTTTAGATGTAGCTTTAACACTCACATCATCCAAATAGAAAAACGCATATTTGGCTTTGGAACCAAACTTTATCTCTGTGGATGTTGCTTTCGCTTTAAAATCCAAGGTGTATTGCGTATAGTCTTGGAAAGGAACATCCTTTTTAACATCAACCTTTTTTCCACCAATAAAAACCTTAAATTTATTCTTTAGGTCGGGTGCTTGCTCTGTTGATGCTAAATAGTAAGTAAGTTGGTAGTGTTGACCCGGAACTGTAGAGATAGTCTGTGATATGTAGCTAATGTCTGTAAATCCACCAAGCGATAAACCTTGATTGCCAGTTTTAGGAAAGTTGCTAATTTTAATAACTGATGTATCGATCGGAGCGCCAGACTTAATCCATCCTGTAATATTAGGATTTGAAGTGGTAGCATCAGAAGGATCTACGAGAGGATCGATTTCAAATCCCCCGTTATTAACCAGTTCTTGTCCATCTGCTTGTGCTGCTGACTTATAAGTATTGGTAATCACAGCACTATGAACAAAGGCAGTGGTCAAACCACAAACAATAATTGAGAGTTTTTTGGTGAACTTCACGAAACATTACTCCAAATAGTTCAAAATTGACGACAATGAGTTCTTAATTGATTTACTTTGTGGTGATTAAGGCGACTTAAATTGATAACTTTTGAAGATACCTTGAGCAGTAGTACCACTTAAGTAAGTAGAAAAACTCTGTGCCGTTGATAGAACTGTAGTTCTGGTGAGTATCCCTAGTGGATAGATAATCGGATCGCTGTCTGTTGGGTTGGCAGTTTGTACGACTCTTACCTTGTTAGAAATGAAAGCATCAGTTGTGTAAACTAAACCTGCGTCAATAGTTTTATTTACGCCTCCAACTACTGTAGTTTTATTTTCAACAGCAGTTAAGACGTTACGCACATTACTAAGAAGCGATAGTTTGGGACTAACAGTTGTGAAAATACCTTGGCTAGTAAGAACTTGTTTGGCATAATTTCCTGCTGGCACAACAGGAGGAGTACCTGTGTAGTCACCTATAGCAATGCCAGTAATATTGGCGTTGGTCAAACCATTGATGCTAGTCAGACCAGCACTACCAGCACTAACGGGAGGTGTTGTAGGAGCAATCAAAACTAGACTGTTTTTGACAATGTTTTTACGGCTACCTGCTACCAACTTACTTGGGGTTGCATTCTGCAAGACATCTATTTGGTCGGTGGCAGCTGAAATGAAAATATCTGCTGTTCCTCCTGCTTGTATTTGGCTCAGTAAAGTACCAGAAGCACCAAAGGTATAAACAACATTGACAGTTGGGTTAGCATTTTGGTACTGAGTTTTAATGGCATTAAGTGCGTTTGTTAAGCTGACAGCCGCATATACGTTAAGGGTGGTTGTGGAGCTTGCTGGCGATAAATGGATAAACTGAAAGCCTATTACCAGCATCGTGCTAGTAACTGCTGTAGCTATCCAAGCAATAAATCTTCTTCTGTTCATGAAAGTTATAGTTTGGGGAAAATATTACCTAAAAGTCTCATTATTGACATACCCGTACTTACGCACAGGCAAGAAAAAATCAACTACACAGAATGCAGAGGATATGGTTTTTGCGTAATTACTACGCATGATAAATTCTGGAAATAAACAGCCAATCACAATTGCTAGAAGCATTGATGTGATTAGCCCTTTGTTATTTCCAAGGCAGTGAAATGTATTTAGTGATGAAATAATATCAGTTAAATGCGCTTTATACCAACATTTCTGGTTAACAAACCCTGACAAAAAGCTATGGCTAGCGTGTCTAAACTTTAACTAATCCCTAGACTACCTGTTGTGCATAGGCTTTTTGTGTAAACATCGGATAATCAATAAAATCTCTAAAAATATTTTGTACCAATAAAGTAGTTTTATTCCTTGTATCAACTAACTTTTTTGGTAATTAGAGCGCTTTAGGACTTACGCAAAAAAGTCCTGTGCTTGTAACAAGCGATCGCGCCTACCGATGTATAGAAAAAAGAGCGATGCTTGCGGCGGTGAACAATGCATCCGCCTAAAGTAACTACATATAATTCTCTATTTGAATAAAAATATATGTAAACTTTTATATTAACAATAAAAAAAAATATTTGATATACCTCTAATGATAGATAGACTTTATGGAAAAATAGTTTAGATTTGTAACAAGTTACACAGAACTAGGTAAAACACATGGCCAACATAATTGATACCGCCACTAATAATGGTTCTTTCAAGACATTAGTTGCAGCAATCCAAGCAGCTGGTCTGGTAGATACACTTAATGGCAATGGCCCATTCACCGTCTTCGCACCCACTGATGAAGCGTTTAACAAGCTTCCCGCAGGTACAGTAGATGCATTACTGAAAGATCCTGCAAAGCTCAAAAAAATCTTGACCTATCATGTTGTCTCAGGTAAAGTACTCGCCGCTGATGTAGCTAAACTGAAGACAGCTAAAACAGTTGAAGGTTCAGATGTAAAAATTGACGCTTCTAATGGCGTTAAGATCAATGATGCAAAAGTTGCAACAGCAGATGTTGCTGCTGATAACGGTGTCATCCACGTAATTGACACAGTTTTGATTCCTGCATAAGCAAACTTCAGAATAGCGAATGCTATTTCTGAGGCGGTGACTACCCATAGTCGTTATTAAAATCTGGTTGAATGTTTTTTAGTAAACACCAACTACCAATAAATCCATCTAGATACTATCTAGATGGATTTATTGTTTTATCTATCTAGAGACGTTATATTGTAACGTCTCTCTTAATTTAGGTGTAATCAAATTTTTAGTTTTGCCAAACCCAAATAACGGATACCTTCGGGGGAAATATCAAAACGGCAAGGTAAGACTTCTAAACCAAGAGCGATCGCATCCCGTAGTAATTTACCATATACAGGATCTGTGCGATCGCCAGGGGAAAACTCGATACAATCACCGCGATTAATAAAGTAAAGCATCACCGCACGAGTTAGAGGTAGCAGCGCCATTAATTCTCGCAGGTGCTTTTGTCCTCTTGTAGTCTCCGTGTCAGGAAATAAAGCTAATCTCCCCTCAGACAAAGTTGTATTTTTCACTTCTAAATAAATCGGGCGTTCCTCATCACTCCCCGTTAAGAAAAAATCCACTCGACTTTTTTTATCTAGCCCATAAACTACCTCGCCCTTGATTTGGCTATACTCGCCCAATTCCGGGAAAAGGTGTTGCGCCAAAGCTAGCTTTACCACCCGATTGGGTAAAAAAGTATTTATACCTACCCAGGTTGGTTCATTGTCATGTACCTGAATTAGTTCTAAAGTGTAAGCCAATTTGCGGTTAAGATTATCACTTTTAGAAAGCTGTACAGCACTTTGGGCAGTTGAGACTCCAGTCATTGGCCCTGTGTTAGGACAATGGGCTGTCACTACTTCGCCAGAAGTAAGTTGAACGTCAGCAAAAAACCGCTTGTAACGCTTAAGTAAAATACCTGGATACAAAGGTGGGTAACGATAAAGCCAATCTGTCATTTTAAAACCTTGTTGCTGCTAGTAAATATACATCTCCAAAAATTAAATATGCATTATGCAGAACCATTGCAGAGACGCGATATATCGCGTCTCTGCATTCTTTTTCACTAGATGTCTAATATACGTTGATTCCTTAACCACCTAACTCTCAACAG
This genomic interval from Nostoc sp. KVJ3 contains the following:
- a CDS encoding Uma2 family endonuclease yields the protein MLDYNLPRYLPSAEELPDSDETPVDNELQELIPGLLKAILLILWAERLDWLFAIDMGIYYHPDKPPIVPDGFLSLGVERFYDEELRPSYVLWDENVVPIFVLEVVSQNYRKEYTTKLDEYAALGVLYYVIYSSRRRRKPHLEVHKLVNSKYELQEGNPVWLPEIGLGIGCERGNYCGVTREWMYWYDEQGQRYLTPAEQIKQEVQRAQQEAQRAQQEAQRAQQAEQRVQQLTEQLRALGIEPDNLG
- a CDS encoding 2TM domain-containing protein; this translates as MTYDSEDVQKILEIALTRKQEGEFSREQLLEMASELGISSDILETTEKKWLTQQEEERSRHTFNTFRRRGFWGHFVSFLAVNLFLILLNLITNPSYFWAIFSVLGWGLGLFFHWWGVYQTKSEDYEIAFQKWRTQI
- a CDS encoding FAD/NAD(P)-binding protein: MNNNILNLTGSPVAIAIIGGGFSGSLVAANLLRNATMPLSIKLIERNSEVGRGVAYGTPVDCHLLNVPAGKMSAYGDQPNHFLNWLHRNGYEQVTPSTFVPRRVYGDYVQATLKAAQLNAAANVQLEKIVDEAIAIETKPNSTIIYLSSGQCLDVQKAVLALGNFPAILPAPLAVLDNRYVKDAWSADAIADLNPEDAILLVGSGLTMVDAVVALHQQGFQGQIHTVSRHGLMPCSHKSTTPYPAFIDVETAPKTARGLLHIVRQELREALTQGHGWRAVIDAIRPIIPQLWQAMPLPEQKRFLRHVKAYWEVHRHRIAEGIAEVLDAAMESGQLIHYAGRIQNCQEFENGVNVKICERGTHEDIVLQVKRIINCTGANCDYRRLQHPLVASLQEQRLIRPNRLSIGIDTAPNGALIDADGKASQMLYTLGTPRKGNLWETTAVPEIRSQAANLAQELLKSLNPKLSATNFMLRKPAMLFRQLFDKESSTYTYLIADPESRTAILVDPVLEQVERDLQVLRQLGLTLRYCLETHIHADHITGTDRLRSLTGCLGIVPENTGATYADRYIADGNMLELGNVQIQAIATPGHTDSHTAYLVNDTHLLTGDALFIRGCGRTDFQNGDAGSLYDAVTQKLFTLPDDTLVYPGHDYQGQTVSTIGEEKSWNPRFAGRSRNQFIELMKNLNLPQPKKMLEAVPANQHCGRVLVALDYQI
- a CDS encoding PEP-CTERM sorting domain-containing protein (PEP-CTERM proteins occur, often in large numbers, in the proteomes of bacteria that also encode an exosortase, a predicted intramembrane cysteine proteinase. The presence of a PEP-CTERM domain at a protein's C-terminus predicts cleavage within the sorting domain, followed by covalent anchoring to some some component of the (usually Gram-negative) cell surface. Many PEP-CTERM proteins exhibit an unusual sequence composition that includes large numbers of potential glycosylation sites. Expression of one such protein has been shown restore the ability of a bacterium to form floc, a type of biofilm.), giving the protein MKLTKKLSILVFSFTTTLASTAVITGTYIPVAQAQYDPNYVLDPKSLVFNGGFELDPLVDPNNPNTTNPNVTGWTKSGDPLDTSLIKISNFPHSGNQGLSLGGFTGLSYISQALSTQPGQQYELSYYLASTDEAPDLDNQFQAFVGGKNIFDQKNISFQDYTPYKFDFIADASSTELKFGSVDTHAFLYLDDVSVKAVPEPSAIGGIAVTAGLLGIWLKKKKVII
- a CDS encoding DUF642 domain-containing protein is translated as MKFTKKLSIIVCGLTTAFVHSAVITNTYKSAAQADGQELVNNGGFEIDPLVDPSDATTSNPNITGWIKSGAPIDTSVIKISNFPKTGNQGLSLGGFTDISYISQTISTVPGQHYQLTYYLASTEQAPDLKNKFKVFIGGKKVDVKKDVPFQDYTQYTLDFKAKATSTEIKFGSKAKYAFFYLDDVSVKATSKNQGENYGDPSGDDGDE
- the modA gene encoding molybdate ABC transporter substrate-binding protein; translation: MNRRRFIAWIATAVTSTMLVIGFQFIHLSPASSTTTLNVYAAVSLTNALNAIKTQYQNANPTVNVVYTFGASGTLLSQIQAGGTADIFISAATDQIDVLQNATPSKLVAGSRKNIVKNSLVLIAPTTPPVSAGSAGLTSINGLTNANITGIAIGDYTGTPPVVPAGNYAKQVLTSQGIFTTVSPKLSLLSNVRNVLTAVENKTTVVGGVNKTIDAGLVYTTDAFISNKVRVVQTANPTDSDPIIYPLGILTRTTVLSTAQSFSTYLSGTTAQGIFKSYQFKSP
- a CDS encoding fasciclin domain-containing protein, with product MANIIDTATNNGSFKTLVAAIQAAGLVDTLNGNGPFTVFAPTDEAFNKLPAGTVDALLKDPAKLKKILTYHVVSGKVLAADVAKLKTAKTVEGSDVKIDASNGVKINDAKVATADVAADNGVIHVIDTVLIPA
- the sfsA gene encoding DNA/RNA nuclease SfsA, coding for MTDWLYRYPPLYPGILLKRYKRFFADVQLTSGEVVTAHCPNTGPMTGVSTAQSAVQLSKSDNLNRKLAYTLELIQVHDNEPTWVGINTFLPNRVVKLALAQHLFPELGEYSQIKGEVVYGLDKKSRVDFFLTGSDEERPIYLEVKNTTLSEGRLALFPDTETTRGQKHLRELMALLPLTRAVMLYFINRGDCIEFSPGDRTDPVYGKLLRDAIALGLEVLPCRFDISPEGIRYLGLAKLKI